Proteins encoded by one window of Ulvibacter sp. MAR_2010_11:
- a CDS encoding POTRA domain-containing protein — MKFFLYIFLYLNIYITSTQLLYAQNLRLTVEAENPLPEGLLDILNFQNTFNDYISLKKEADTLAYKLQKIGYIDSELQSLQKKNDSSYRANYFFGKRYLYIKVFYNANDFSKSELQRVSEEVNDTYFVLNFSTFELALTKLNAIKIDKGNAFARVRLDEIEKVNSSTLEAKLVLENRESRTIDSIVVKGYDKFPKSYLKYYAGIKTGKPFRLQKLIAQNEVLNNLGFVSTIKAPEALFRKESTTVYFYLKKQNNNLFDGILGFSTNEESNKLEFNGYLNLELNNNLNYGEQLLINYKSDGNEQQNFRVKVNLPYLFKSPFGAGAELKIFKRDSSFVTTEQQIRVTYQLNPASSAYLGYKGYESSNLLDVAFGGIAIEDYTSRFAISGINFTKQQKSPLFPIKTFLSIDTEIGTRKLKSTKEAQQRFATLTNHILNLNYKNAIFIQNSTSVLLSDTYITNELFRFGGINTMRGFDENSIDASFFSVLNTEYRYIANPTIYIHSIIDLGYFENRIFNQKEKLYSFGIGFGLQTKAGIFKLNLANGNSDSQNFTFSNTKIHLSLSSRF, encoded by the coding sequence TTGAAGTTTTTCCTTTACATCTTTTTATACCTTAATATATATATAACTAGTACGCAGCTGCTTTATGCCCAAAATCTAAGACTCACCGTTGAAGCAGAGAATCCCCTTCCCGAAGGCCTCTTAGACATCCTGAACTTTCAAAATACCTTTAACGATTATATATCCTTGAAAAAAGAAGCCGACACCTTGGCTTATAAGCTTCAAAAGATTGGATATATCGATAGCGAATTACAATCCCTTCAGAAAAAAAATGACAGCAGTTATAGGGCAAATTATTTCTTCGGAAAAAGATACCTATATATTAAGGTATTTTACAATGCAAACGATTTCAGCAAAAGCGAACTGCAGCGTGTATCCGAAGAAGTAAACGACACCTATTTTGTTCTTAATTTCTCAACCTTCGAATTGGCACTTACAAAACTAAATGCTATTAAAATTGATAAAGGCAATGCATTTGCCAGAGTACGACTAGACGAAATAGAAAAAGTAAACTCCTCAACTTTAGAAGCAAAACTTGTATTGGAAAACAGAGAATCCAGAACTATCGATTCGATTGTGGTGAAAGGATACGACAAATTTCCAAAATCCTATCTAAAATACTATGCAGGTATAAAAACAGGCAAACCGTTTCGTTTGCAAAAATTAATTGCTCAAAATGAAGTTTTAAATAATCTGGGGTTTGTAAGTACTATTAAGGCTCCCGAGGCATTGTTTCGAAAAGAATCCACAACCGTATATTTTTATCTCAAAAAACAAAACAATAATTTATTTGACGGTATTTTAGGATTTTCAACAAATGAAGAATCCAATAAACTGGAATTTAACGGCTACCTTAATCTGGAGCTCAATAACAATCTCAATTATGGGGAACAGCTGCTCATAAATTACAAATCTGATGGCAATGAACAGCAAAATTTTAGGGTAAAAGTAAACCTTCCATACCTTTTTAAATCTCCTTTTGGCGCCGGTGCTGAACTGAAAATATTTAAAAGGGATAGCTCTTTTGTCACCACCGAGCAACAAATAAGAGTGACGTATCAATTAAACCCCGCTTCCAGCGCCTACTTGGGTTACAAAGGATACGAATCGAGTAATCTATTAGACGTCGCATTTGGCGGAATTGCCATTGAGGACTATACTTCGAGATTTGCAATTTCCGGAATCAATTTCACCAAGCAGCAAAAGAGCCCCCTTTTCCCTATTAAAACTTTTCTTTCGATAGACACCGAAATTGGCACTCGAAAATTGAAAAGTACAAAGGAGGCACAACAGCGGTTTGCAACACTTACAAATCATATTTTAAATTTAAATTATAAAAATGCCATCTTTATACAAAACAGCACCAGTGTACTTTTGAGCGATACCTATATAACAAATGAATTATTCCGTTTTGGTGGTATTAACACTATGCGAGGTTTTGATGAAAACAGTATAGATGCATCGTTCTTTTCGGTTCTTAATACAGAATATCGTTATATCGCCAATCCCACAATATACATTCACAGTATAATTGATTTAGGCTACTTTGAAAATCGCATTTTTAATCAAAAAGAAAAGCTCTATAGCTTCGGAATTGGATTTGGTTTACAAACGAAAGCGGGAATTTTTAAGCTGAATTTAGCAAATGGAAATTCAGACAGTCAGAACTTTACTTTTTCTAACACAAAAATACATCTCAGCCTATCTTCCAGATTCTGA
- the rpsL gene encoding 30S ribosomal protein S12 translates to MPTISQLVRKGRAKITKKSKSAALDSCPQRRGVCTRVYTTTPKKPNSAMRKVARVRLTNGKEVNAYIPGEGHNLQEHSIVLVRGGRVKDLPGVRYHIVRGALDTAGVEGRTQRRSKYGAKRPKK, encoded by the coding sequence ATGCCAACAATTTCACAATTAGTACGAAAAGGAAGAGCCAAAATAACCAAGAAGAGTAAATCGGCTGCTTTAGATTCGTGTCCTCAAAGACGAGGTGTGTGTACGCGTGTATATACTACTACTCCTAAGAAACCTAACTCTGCAATGCGTAAAGTAGCAAGGGTAAGGTTGACCAATGGAAAGGAAGTAAACGCATACATCCCTGGTGAAGGACATAATCTACAAGAGCACTCGATAGTATTGGTTAGAGGTGGAAGGGTAAAAGATTTGCCGGGAGTTAGATATCATATCGTTCGTGGAGCTTTAGACACCGCAGGTGTTGAAGGAAGAACACAACGTAGATCTAAGTACGGTGCAAAACGCCCTAAAAAGTAA